In Candidatus Methylomirabilota bacterium, the DNA window AACTAGCTGGCCTCGATCCGCGTGATCCTGACGGCCGTGTACCGCTGCCGGTGACCCTGCCGACGGGAGTAATTCTTCCGGCGCTTGAACTTGACGATGACGATCTTCCGGGCCCGCCCGGCTTGGATGACCTGGCCGACGACCCGCGCGTCGGCCAGGGACGCGGGCTCGACGACCGGGTCGCCGTCCCCCC includes these proteins:
- the rplU gene encoding 50S ribosomal protein L21 produces the protein GDGDPVVEPASLADARVVGQVIQAGRARKIVIVKFKRRKNYSRRQGHRQRYTAVRITRIEAS